The genomic stretch ATTAGATAATATATGTTTTCAAATTTTCATAATGATCGAATCGAAGTGTGTCACTAAACAAGAGATACATTACCTCAACTCCTTTTCCTTGGGACTTATCAGAAAATAGCGACAATACATCGTCCAAAATCGAGCGTATGTCAAAAAGCACTGCCTCAAGTTCAAGCTTACCAAATTCAATCTTTGCCTGATCCAAAACCTCATTTATAAGTGACACCAGAGCTTTTCCACTTTCCTGTGCTGTTCTGACATATTCCTGTTGAGTTACATCTAAGTCTGTGTCCATAAGCATATGCATCATCCCTGAAAATACAATAGTATAGAACAAAGTTATGGCTTATTGCGCTCTTGAGTATCATAAACTGTATACGAAACGATAGGCATTAGACAACTCACCTAAAACACCATTCATCGGTGTTCTGATTTCATGCGAGACAGTGGCAAGAAACTGCAGTTATAAAATTATAATTGATCAACTCCATGTGATGATTAGTGCAGGTTAAGCCAATTTTATATATAGAAACCTGGGATTTTGCTACATCGGCTGCTTCTGCGCGTTTTGTAAGCTCCATCATCTCTCGGCAATCCTCTTCTACCGTTGCAATTCGATTCACGGTGGCATGGAAAATATGTCCAACAAGGAGAGCAATAACAAGAATTCCAATTGAAGTAGTTATTGCAACCCAAGGCCATGGTGGTTTCTGTTTGAACCTATATCATATAACAACATTACATGATATCACCTTGAATTTAATAGCACATCTTCTACTGTTTTCATTCATTTCTTACAAACTATTCAGCATTATCACAATTACCTGCAATGCATCTCATGTTTCCTGAAAGGGTCTCCAAAGTTAAGAGTGCTGACATGATTGAACACATCCCTTGATACATTTGAGCCATACATGGCAATTGGATGTGTATGATTTGTAGTGTCATACACATTAACAATCACACTTTGCTTGCTAGCAAGTTGCTCAAGTAATTTCTCGACTAATGATTCGACATCGAATACCCCTCCAAGATACCTGTTTAGGAATAAAGTAATTTCTCGACTAATGACTCTGGTCTTATTTATAAGAAAGTTTACTTTTCAGATACATTAAATAAGTAATGTATCTGGAAAATATATAGACCAGATGCATTGGTTATTCAAAATACGTGCATACCCATTAGTTGCTTGAATCCTTTCATTTGGAGTTGCATTTGATGGAAGATATCTCTTGTAGACAGCAAATGTTAGAATAACACCTAGACGATTCGATTTGAGAAGCCTGAAGGGTGCGGTTAAAACCCCTTTGCCTGATTCTCTTGCGCGCAACACGTTATCACGGTCTTCCTGTTGATTATTAACAAGTGAATATAACAAATGTGTAATTCTTTAAAGAAAGTTTTATCTTCATCATCGAAACCTACCTTTCCAGAAAGCATGTCAACAGAAATAACATGTGAGATTGTATCTTGTGCAAATATGACAGGAGCGTATTCTTCTTGAATAGGAGATGGCTCCAATGCTTCTGTATCATAATCATCCTTATGAACTGGATTCTGCTCCAGAGTGTCCATTCTCTTGATAATCCAACCTTGTTGCTTCTCAAATTGTTCCCTCTCATAATGAAGCACTCTTACCGCATATGCGACACCACTTGTTAGAGGCCTCTCAAATGCTGTTCTTTCTGTATAGCTAGCAAAAGTCCTCTGCGTAATTTACGAGTTAGATTCATATACAAGCAATTAAGGTTATAATTGCAAGAGTATGAAGCACCGGCACAACACATACACCAGACACGACACTGACACGTCAACACTACTAGTACTAATAGCCTAAGAAAATGAATTGACAGTGACCATGTATCAGACACTGAACACGTCTTTTATCAGAAGATTACATACTAGATATATTGAAAATAGGTACCTGATCAATGGCTGAGGGAGTCTTGGCATGATGAAAAGTTGAGATCAAAATAGACATAGCTTGAATGTGGTTCATACTAACATTAAACTGATCCTGAACAATCCTAGCCCTTTCATCACACATACTTGCAAGAGTTTCTTTCCTCTTGACACTAGCTTGTAAACTCATAAAGCAAAAGATCCACAAAGACACTACAGTCCAACCCAATACCCATGTCAATAAAAGCTTCCTCCATAACTCTCTCTTCACTCTCTTTGACCCAATATACTGATAATACTGTTGATTGATTTTGTAACCATTCCCTGAAATCTTCTCCCACCATTTCAGCCACATCTTAATATCCCTCACTCCACTGTTAATTACTAAAAATGTTGTGAAAAAACAACTACACAAAATCTTTCAATTTCTACTACTAAGCAAGTTAAAGtgaaaattgaaaaagaaaatacAAATTGATAAGATTCCGAGTTTCTAATTCTAAACAAGAAATTGATACTTGTCAGTAGCAGGTACCAAAAGGAGAGGCCAATAGTAAACCTACAAAAGATTCGAATTTTATCATCATTCCACACAGAAACTCTAGCTTTCACTGCAGGGTCATATTCTATTCTATATACTCTACCAAACAAGAACAACAGAAGAAGCACGTGACTGTTCAATGTTTGACTCTTCTTCTAATAGAATCTAAACGACACACTGTAAAAATATAAACAGAATGAGTTCATGAAACTAAGATGAAAGAATTTGTCAAAGAAAGAGATAAATATCAGTGTTTGTCCAATTGAAAAACCATAGTATATATTATTTTATAACAAAACAATGATTGACATGAAATATTTgattatattattatatatatttgtaGCATGGTACAGTTAATAATGTGTAGAAAAGAAAGTTATGGTTCCACTGAGGAGAAACTCACAACTTTTGTTTACTTTGTGTTCACAATTT from Lathyrus oleraceus cultivar Zhongwan6 chromosome 7, CAAS_Psat_ZW6_1.0, whole genome shotgun sequence encodes the following:
- the LOC127101296 gene encoding histidine kinase 3, giving the protein MWLKWWEKISGNGYKINQQYYQYIGSKRVKRELWRKLLLTWVLGWTVVSLWIFCFMSLQASVKRKETLASMCDERARIVQDQFNVSMNHIQAMSILISTFHHAKTPSAIDQRTFASYTERTAFERPLTSGVAYAVRVLHYEREQFEKQQGWIIKRMDTLEQNPVHKDDYDTEALEPSPIQEEYAPVIFAQDTISHVISVDMLSGKEDRDNVLRARESGKGVLTAPFRLLKSNRLGVILTFAVYKRYLPSNATPNERIQATNGYLGGVFDVESLVEKLLEQLASKQSVIVNVYDTTNHTHPIAMYGSNVSRDVFNHVSTLNFGDPFRKHEMHCRFKQKPPWPWVAITTSIGILVIALLVGHIFHATVNRIATVEEDCREMMELTKRAEAADVAKSQFLATVSHEIRTPMNGVLGMMHMLMDTDLDVTQQEYVRTAQESGKALVSLINEVLDQAKIEFGKLELEAVLFDIRSILDDVLSLFSDKSQGKGVELAAYVSDHVPKLLIGDPGRFRQIITNLMGNSIKFTDKGHIFVTIHLVEEIVHSIEVDNESNPENTLSGFPVANSCLSWKGFKAFSQEGPLGSFSSTSTDLINLIVSVEDTGDGIPRESQPLIFTPFMQAGSSISRKHGGTGIGLSISKCLVGLMNGEIGFASEPKTGSTFTFTAVFTNGLLSSNESKTPQINNQSQPASSEFEGMNALVIDPRPIRAKVSRYHIQRLGIHVETVSDLNQGLSTINKGNSVINMVLIAQEVWCRDSSMSSHFLSSTRKIDLGFLPKLFILVNSSNSTSSKTSSVTSDVDNPTIITKPLRASMLAASLQRAMNVRDKRTLNRDLHNLSLSHLLLGRKILIVDDNGVNRAVAAGALKKYGAEVVCVSSGKDAISSLKPPHQFDACFMDIQMPEMDGFEATKRIREMEHNENMEVSIKWHVPILAMTADVIQATHEECLRCGMDGYVSKPFEAEQLYREVCRFFPAS